From Pongo pygmaeus isolate AG05252 chromosome 2, NHGRI_mPonPyg2-v2.0_pri, whole genome shotgun sequence, a single genomic window includes:
- the TUSC2 gene encoding tumor suppressor candidate 2 isoform X2, whose protein sequence is MGASGSKARGLWPFASAAGGGGSEAAGAEQALVRPRGRAVPPFVFTRRGSMFYDEDGDLAHEFYEETIVTKNGQKRAKLRRVHKNLIPQGIVKLDTPRIHVDFPVILYEV, encoded by the exons ATGGGCGCCAGCGGGTCCAAAGCTCGGGGCCTGTGGCCCTTCGCCTCGGCGGCCGGAGGCGGCGGCTCAGAGGCAGCAGGAGCTGAGCAAGCTTTGGTGCGGCCTCGGGGCCGAGCTGTGCCCCCCTTCGTATTCACGCGCCGCGG CTCTATGTTCTATGATGAGGATGGGGATCTGGCTCACGAGTTCTATGAGGAGACAATCGTCACCAAGAACGGGCAGAAGCGGGCCAAGCTGAGGCGAGTGCATAAGAATCTGATTCCTCAG GGCATCGTGAAGCTGGATACCCCCCGCATCCACGTGGATTTCCCTGTGATCCTCTATGAGGTGtga
- the TUSC2 gene encoding tumor suppressor candidate 2 isoform X1, with product MGASGSKARGLWPFASAAGGGGSEAAGAEQALVRPRGRAVPPFVFTRRGSMFYDEDGDLAHEFYEETIVTKNGQKRAKLRRVHKNLIPQVRGWAVVTEPTLSVWRWTQMGSVVMVGAFAGGSGRNKEAS from the exons ATGGGCGCCAGCGGGTCCAAAGCTCGGGGCCTGTGGCCCTTCGCCTCGGCGGCCGGAGGCGGCGGCTCAGAGGCAGCAGGAGCTGAGCAAGCTTTGGTGCGGCCTCGGGGCCGAGCTGTGCCCCCCTTCGTATTCACGCGCCGCGG CTCTATGTTCTATGATGAGGATGGGGATCTGGCTCACGAGTTCTATGAGGAGACAATCGTCACCAAGAACGGGCAGAAGCGGGCCAAGCTGAGGCGAGTGCATAAGAATCTGATTCCTCAGGTGAGGGGCTGGGCAGTGGTCACAGAGCCTACACTAAGCGTGTGGAGGTGGACCCAGATGGGATCTGTTGTCATGGTGGGGGCTTTTGCGGGGGGATCTGGgaggaacaaggaagcttccTGA
- the HYAL2 gene encoding hyaluronidase-2 — protein sequence MRAGPGPTVTLALVLAVAWAMELKPTAPPIFTGRPFVVAWDVPTQDCGPRLKVPLDLNAFDVQASPNEGFVNQNITIFYRDRLGLYPRFDSAGRSVHGGVPQNVSLWAHRKMLQKRVEHYIRTQESVGLAVIDWEDWRPVWVRNWQDKDVYRRSSRQLVASRHPDWPPDRIVKQAQYEFEFAAQQFMLETLRYVKAVRPRHLWGFYLFPDCYNHDYVQNWESYTGRCPDVEVARNDQLAWLWAESTALFPSVYLDETLASSRHGRNFVSFRVQEALRVARTHHANHALPVYVFTRPTYSRRLTGLSEMDLISTIGESAALGAAGVILWGDAGYTTSTETCQYLKDYLTRLLVPYVVNVSWATQYCSRAQCHGHGRCVRRNPSASTFLHLSTNSFRLVPGRAPGEPQLRPVGELSWADLDHLQTHFRCQCYLGWSGEQCQWDHRQAAGGASEAWAGSHLTSLLALAALAFTWTL from the exons ATGCGGGCAGGCCCAGGCCCCACCGTTACACTGGCCCTGGTGCTGGCGGTGGCATGGGCCATGGAGCTCAAGCCCACAGCACCACCCATCTTCACTGGCCGGCCCTTTGTGGTAGCGTGGGACGTGCCCACACAGGACTGTGGCCCACGCCTCAAGGTGCCACTGGACCTGAATGCCTTTGATGTGCAGGCCTCACCTAATGAGGGTTTTGTGAACCAGAATATCACCATCTTCTACCGCGACCGTCTAGGCCTGTATCCACGCTTCGATTCCGCGGGAAGGTctgtgcatggtggtgtgccACAGAATGTCAGCCTCTGGGCACACCGGAAGATGCTGCAGAAACGTGTGGAGCACTACATTCGGACACAGGAGTCTGTGGGGCTGGCGGTCATCGACTGGGAGGACTGGCGACCTGTGTGGGTGCGCAACTGGCAGGACAAAGATGTGTACCGCCGGTCATCACGCCAGCTGGTGGCCAGTCGTCACCCTGACTGGCCTCCAGACCGCATAGTCAAACAGGCACAATATGAGTTTGAGTTCGCAGCACAGCAGTTCATGCTGGAGACACTGCGTTATGTCAAGGCAGTGCGGCCCCGGCACCTCTGGGGCTTCTACCTCTTTCCTGACTGCTACAATCATGATTATGTGCAGAACTGGGAGAGCTACACAGGCCGCTGCCCTGATGTTGAGGTGGCCCGCAATGACCAGCTGGCCTGGCTGTGGGCTGAAAGCACGGCCCTCTTCCCGTCTGTCTACCTGGACGAGACACTCGCTTCCTCCCGCCACGGCCGCAACTTTGTGAGCTTCCGTGTTCAGGAGGCCCTTCGTGTGGCTCGCACCCACCATGCCAACCATGCACTCCCAGTCTATGTCTTCACACGGCCCACCTATAGCCGCAGGCTCACGGGGCTTAGTGAG atggacctcatctctaccattGGCGAGAGTGCGGCCCTGGGCGCAGCTGGTGTCATCCTCTGGGGCGATGCGGGGTACACCACAAGCACG gagaCCTGCCAGTACCTCAAAGATTACCTGACACGGCTGCTGGTCCCCTACGTGGTCAATGTGTCCTGGGCCACCCAATATTGCAGCCGGGCCCAGTGCCATGGCCATGGGCGCTGTGTGCGCCGCAACCCCAGTGCCAGTACCTTCCTGCATCTCAGCACCAACAGCTTCCGCCTAGTGCCTGGCCGTGCACCTGGTGAACCCCAGCTGCGACCTGTGGGGGAGCTCAGCTGGGCCGACCTTGACCACCTGCAGACACACTTCCGCTGCCAGTGCTACTTGGGCTGGAGTGGTGAGCAATGCCAGTGGGACCATAGGCAGGCAGCTGGAGGTGCCAGCGAGGCCTGGGCTGGGTCCCACCTCACCAGTCTGCTGGCTCTGGCCGCCCTGGCCTTTACCTGGACCTTGTAG